From Girardinichthys multiradiatus isolate DD_20200921_A chromosome 3, DD_fGirMul_XY1, whole genome shotgun sequence, the proteins below share one genomic window:
- the LOC124865953 gene encoding transmembrane protein 244-like isoform X2, with amino-acid sequence MAFKGKAVDSKTVLSNLLLCLLIFYSLFYMIGSVCFGAFRLDRFDGLIPFDFKTEPAESNSKYLVNLLSLELTYFCSGILFAAVVRRRVWDYALTVTLLHVIITSLVMLEFPTVWQWWLALGSGLFLMICNGQLIAYFTCQSEQSYATFSYY; translated from the exons ATGGCATTCAAAGGCAAAGCGGTCGATTCAAAG ACCGTGCTGTCCAATCTGCTGCTGTGCCTGCTCATATTTTACTCCCTTTTCTACATGATCGGCAGTGTGTGCTTCGGTGCTTTCAG GTTGGATCGGTTTGACGGGCTGATTCCATTCGATTTTAAAACCGAACCGGCTGAATCTAACTCCAAATACCTGG TCAATCTCCTCTCCTTGGAGCTCACTTACTTTTGTAGTGGTATACTGTTTGCTGCAGTGGTGAGGAGGCGGGTTTGGGACTATGCCCTCACTGTCACACTTCTCCATGTAATAATCACCAGTCTGG TGATGTTAGAGTTTCCCACAGTGTGGCAGTGGTGGCTGGCTTTAG GTAGCGGCTTGTTTCTGATGATTTGCAATGGCCAGCTGATCGCTTACTTCACATGCCAAAGTGAGCAAAGCTATGCCACCTTCAGCTACTACTGA
- the sgk2b gene encoding serine/threonine-protein kinase Sgk2b isoform X2, giving the protein MLFCGHVQYLVLPLYLYYKHLYISCYLPLFSVIVLIRVKPSDFDYLKVIGKGSFGKVLLARHRKQGGYYAVKILDKQMIIKRKGQRHVMVERNVLLKGLNHPFLVGLHFSFQTPKTLYFVLDFVNGGELFYHLQREGSFPEPRAAFYAAEIAAALGYLHSLSIVYRDLKPENILLDGQGHVMLTDFGLCKEGVAVGGITHTFCGTPEYLAPEVLLGQPYSLAVDWWGLGAVLFEMLSGLPPFYSRSRLEMLENILYSPLRLPSGLSEGAIALLKGLLERNISRRLGQRLDVEELKEHCFFASINWDDLVARKVRPPFIPKVTGPDDVCYIAPEFWLQPVPASLNERVEAAAASVTFPEFSYMNPAENVVAEAVL; this is encoded by the exons ATGTTATTTTGTGGCCACGTTCAGTATTTAGTATTACCGCTCTATTTGTATTACAAGCATTTATACATTTCTTGTTATTTACCACTGTTTTCTGTCATTGTCTTGATCAGGGTGAAACCATCAGACTTTGACTACCTCAAAGTTATTGGCAAAGGAAGCTTTGGAAAG GTGTTGTTGGCAAGACACAGAAAACAAGGAGGTTACTACGCAGTTAAAATTCTGGACAAGCAGATGATCATCAAGAGGAAAGGG CAAAGGCACGTGATGGTTGAAAGGAACGTACTGCTGAAGGGACTAAACCATCCATTCCTGGTGGGGCTTCATTTCTCCTTCCAGACACCAAAGACACTCTACTTTGTCCTGGACTTTGTAAACGGAGGAGAG CTGTTTTACCACCTGCAGAGAGAGGGTTCATTTCCAGAACCCCGAGCTGCTTTCTACGCTGCAGAGATAGCTGCTGCACTTGGCTACCTTCACTCTCTAAGCATCGTTTACAG AGACCTCAAACCAGAAAACATCCTGCTGGACGGCCAGGGTCACGTGATGCTAACAGACTTTGGTCTTTGTAAAGAAGGTGTGGCTGTCGGTGGGATTACACACACCTTCTGTGGGACCCCAGAGTATCTGGCTCCGGAGGTTCTTCTAGGCCAGCCATACAGCCTAGCTGTGGACTGGTGGGGACTTGGAGCTGTGCTGTTTGAGATGCTCTCTGGACTG CCTCCATTTTACAGCCGCAGCAGACTAGAGATGTTAGAAAATATCCTGTATTCTCCTCTGCGGCTGCCCAGCGGCCTGTCTGAAGGTGCCATAGCACTGTTAAAAGGGTTGTTAGAAAGGAACATCTCAAGGCGCTTAGGCCAGAGACTTGACGTT gaggagctgaaggagcATTGCTTCTTTGCTTCTATCAACTGGGATGACCTCGTAGCCAGAAAAGTTAGGCCCCCGTTCATCCCTAAAGTG ACCGGTCCTGATGATGTATGCTACATCGCTCCTGAGTTCTGGCTGCAGCCTGTCCCTGCCTCCCTGAACGAGAGGGTCGAGGCAGCGGCAGCCAGTGTGACGTTTCCTGAGTTCTCCTACATGAACCCAGCAGAGAACGTAGTTGCAGAGGCAGTTTTATAA
- the sgk2b gene encoding serine/threonine-protein kinase Sgk2b isoform X1 has translation MTLTQERPMTYAKMKGLVTVISDVLKEKKVGFMDFLHKLVSTQKPCQHLGTQKPLKRQSKLRRQKEEEAISGPLNSEASQVKPSDFDYLKVIGKGSFGKVLLARHRKQGGYYAVKILDKQMIIKRKGQRHVMVERNVLLKGLNHPFLVGLHFSFQTPKTLYFVLDFVNGGELFYHLQREGSFPEPRAAFYAAEIAAALGYLHSLSIVYRDLKPENILLDGQGHVMLTDFGLCKEGVAVGGITHTFCGTPEYLAPEVLLGQPYSLAVDWWGLGAVLFEMLSGLPPFYSRSRLEMLENILYSPLRLPSGLSEGAIALLKGLLERNISRRLGQRLDVEELKEHCFFASINWDDLVARKVRPPFIPKVTGPDDVCYIAPEFWLQPVPASLNERVEAAAASVTFPEFSYMNPAENVVAEAVL, from the exons ATGACTCTGACTCAAGAACGACCGATGACGTATGCCAAAATGAAGGGGCTTGTTACCGTTATATCAG ATGtgctaaaagagaaaaaagttggCTTCATGGATTTCTTACACAAACTTGTTTCCACCCAGAAACCCTGCCAACA CCTGGGCACCCAGAAACCACTGAAGAGACAAAGCAagctgaggagacagaaggaggaGGAAGCTATCTCT GGCCCGTTGAACTCAGAGGCCTCACA GGTGAAACCATCAGACTTTGACTACCTCAAAGTTATTGGCAAAGGAAGCTTTGGAAAG GTGTTGTTGGCAAGACACAGAAAACAAGGAGGTTACTACGCAGTTAAAATTCTGGACAAGCAGATGATCATCAAGAGGAAAGGG CAAAGGCACGTGATGGTTGAAAGGAACGTACTGCTGAAGGGACTAAACCATCCATTCCTGGTGGGGCTTCATTTCTCCTTCCAGACACCAAAGACACTCTACTTTGTCCTGGACTTTGTAAACGGAGGAGAG CTGTTTTACCACCTGCAGAGAGAGGGTTCATTTCCAGAACCCCGAGCTGCTTTCTACGCTGCAGAGATAGCTGCTGCACTTGGCTACCTTCACTCTCTAAGCATCGTTTACAG AGACCTCAAACCAGAAAACATCCTGCTGGACGGCCAGGGTCACGTGATGCTAACAGACTTTGGTCTTTGTAAAGAAGGTGTGGCTGTCGGTGGGATTACACACACCTTCTGTGGGACCCCAGAGTATCTGGCTCCGGAGGTTCTTCTAGGCCAGCCATACAGCCTAGCTGTGGACTGGTGGGGACTTGGAGCTGTGCTGTTTGAGATGCTCTCTGGACTG CCTCCATTTTACAGCCGCAGCAGACTAGAGATGTTAGAAAATATCCTGTATTCTCCTCTGCGGCTGCCCAGCGGCCTGTCTGAAGGTGCCATAGCACTGTTAAAAGGGTTGTTAGAAAGGAACATCTCAAGGCGCTTAGGCCAGAGACTTGACGTT gaggagctgaaggagcATTGCTTCTTTGCTTCTATCAACTGGGATGACCTCGTAGCCAGAAAAGTTAGGCCCCCGTTCATCCCTAAAGTG ACCGGTCCTGATGATGTATGCTACATCGCTCCTGAGTTCTGGCTGCAGCCTGTCCCTGCCTCCCTGAACGAGAGGGTCGAGGCAGCGGCAGCCAGTGTGACGTTTCCTGAGTTCTCCTACATGAACCCAGCAGAGAACGTAGTTGCAGAGGCAGTTTTATAA
- the LOC124865953 gene encoding transmembrane protein 244-like isoform X1, with protein MAFKGKAVDSKTVLSNLLLCLLIFYSLFYMIGSVCFGAFRLDRFDGLIPFDFKTEPAESNSKYLVNLLSLELTYFCSGILFAAVVRRRVWDYALTVTLLHVIITSLVMLEFPTVWQWWLALGSGLFLMICNGQLIAYFTCQRLNLHRRCPVIQWSSKEVLVPSAVWPEAKSCWK; from the exons ATGGCATTCAAAGGCAAAGCGGTCGATTCAAAG ACCGTGCTGTCCAATCTGCTGCTGTGCCTGCTCATATTTTACTCCCTTTTCTACATGATCGGCAGTGTGTGCTTCGGTGCTTTCAG GTTGGATCGGTTTGACGGGCTGATTCCATTCGATTTTAAAACCGAACCGGCTGAATCTAACTCCAAATACCTGG TCAATCTCCTCTCCTTGGAGCTCACTTACTTTTGTAGTGGTATACTGTTTGCTGCAGTGGTGAGGAGGCGGGTTTGGGACTATGCCCTCACTGTCACACTTCTCCATGTAATAATCACCAGTCTGG TGATGTTAGAGTTTCCCACAGTGTGGCAGTGGTGGCTGGCTTTAG GTAGCGGCTTGTTTCTGATGATTTGCAATGGCCAGCTGATCGCTTACTTCACATGCCAAA GATTGAACCTCCACAGGAGATGCCCAGTGATACAATGGTCATCAAAGGAGGTATTGGTGCCTTCGGCAGTGTGGCCAGaagccaagtcctgctggaaatga